A window of the Lactuca sativa cultivar Salinas chromosome 7, Lsat_Salinas_v11, whole genome shotgun sequence genome harbors these coding sequences:
- the LOC128127389 gene encoding putative F-box protein At3g16210, translating to MTNYLCEELIVEIFTRLPPKSLLRFRSLSKSLYTCISSPQFIRLHTFRSPQKIRFTHENIDNNKIAEVVYTLHGEDELPLCLCPKRGYIGITTRIPFPCSNRFRTVGSCNGTFCLKTKNGLTLWNPSIRRKVRVAECPRSSELALGGIGFGFDPISDDYKIVWISYEKDTSFVYAVKTGTWCEIASPKPEFTYVRREAFLFKGVLHWEVNHFDLDFSCILTFDLSTHVFGMIPFPGLAPDWLTTRLTTIQDSLALICYRMSIDDSWILVWRDASWSVVFKLGTGKLPVDGAFQFQPQPQTTNECNLLLTTYGEGFQIYNPKTGLRSGVLGFNASSSLIGFWECVETLHLLDMGEAACETTQL from the coding sequence ATGACAAATTATCTATGCGAAGAGTTGATTGTTGAAATATTTACAAGACTACCACCGAAATCCCTCCTCCGATTTAGATCACTCTCTAAATCGTTATATACTTGTATTTCTAGTCCCCAGTTCATACGCTTGCACACATTCCGATCCCCACAAAAAATCCGCTTCACGCATGAAAATATTGACAATAATAAAATAGCAGAAGTCGTTTATACATTACACGGAGAAGACGAATTGCCATTGTGTTTGTGTCCCAAACGCGGATATATTGGTATAACAACAAGAATTCCGTTTCCTTGTAGCAATAGGTTCAGAACTGTTGGTTCATGTAATGGAACTTTCTGTTTGAAGACTAAAAATGGTTTGACTCTATGGAACCCTTCAATCAGACGCAAAGTAAGAGTGGCTGAATGTCCTCGGAGTTCTGAACTCGCTTTGGGAGGTATTGGGTTTGGATTTGACCCAATCAGTGACGATTACAAAATTGTTTGGATATCATATGAAAAAGACACTTCATTTGTTTATGCGGTGAAGACAGGCACTTGGTGTGAGATTGCTTCCCCTAAACCTGAGTTTACTTATGTGCGACGTGAGGCGTTTTTATTTAAAGGAGTATTGCATTGGGAGGTAAATCATTTTGACTTAGACTTTTCTTGTATACTGACATTCGATTTGAGCACTCATGTTTTTGGTATGATTCCATTTCCTGGATTGGCTCCGGACTGGTTGACGACAAGACTAACAACCATCCAAGATTCTCTAGCTTTGATTTGTTATCGCATGAGTATTGATGATAGTTGGATTCTGGTATGGAGAGATGCTTCTTGGTCTGTGGTTTTTAAATTGGGAACAGGTAAACTTCCAGTTGATGGAGCTTTTCAATTCCAGCCACAACCACAAACGACCAACGAGTGTAATTTGTTGCTCACTACTTATGGGGAAGGGTTCCAAATTTATAATCCCAAGACAGGGTTGCGATCAGGAGTACTTGGATTCAATGCTTCTTCTAGTTTAATAGGCTTTTGGGAGTGTGTCGAAACACTTCATTTGTTAGACATGGGCGAGGCTGCTTGCGAAACAACTCAACTATGA